The Acanthochromis polyacanthus isolate Apoly-LR-REF ecotype Palm Island chromosome 10, KAUST_Apoly_ChrSc, whole genome shotgun sequence genome includes the window TGTTGTTCCCCAATATAATAAGCTCCAGTTTCTGTCCTCCAGGCCCCTCAGCTGATGATCTGACAGAGAGCAAACAGTGCTGGTGCTTCAGTGTCGTATAGTGATCACATTTGAACAGGAGGAACTGCcgtctcttcttcttttccactCAGATGTTAGTCTGGACCTGGTTTCTGGTTGTTTGTCCTTCCTTATCTTGTGTTAGTAATACTGAGGAGTTCATTGCTGTGGCAACCAGAGAGGTTTATTGAATTAGTCACAGAAATCTCTGCGGAGCTCCAGCCTCTCTCGTTCCTCTTCATCCAGCAGGAAGCTGTCTATGTAGGAGAACAGCTCCTCTGAAGCTACCGGGGTAATGAATCGCTCTCGGTCCAGTCCGAGCTCATCCAGCAGCACCATGCTGAAGTAGTATCTGGAGATTCTGAAAACTTGCCTATGGAACAACACAATACAAGTAGTTAGATTCTTAAAGCAACAGTCTCCTATCATACGTGGACATTATTAAAAGGGCTgtaatgattatttttgtaaGAAAGGATAATCTGACAGTGCAGTGTTGAAAGTAGTAGCTCAGAAGGATACCACTGTGCCTGCTACCAAACAGAGACAAAGTAAAGAACTGTCTGGAGAGGAACATTTAGCAGCTTAGGTTTCCTTTAAGAGTTGGTAAAGAGCAAAAATAGAGTAAACATTGGACTTGCATTCAGCACATGGACACACAAGAACAAATGAAGACTAAGGTTGCTAAAAATCAACACCTCTTTGCTAGAAAGTCTGCCATGTTAACTTACAATGTGATGACCTGTCACTGTTTCAGCGTTTTCTCAGAgtggcaaattaaaaaaaaattttgttgAAAGTAGcatgtgtgaatattttctggccACTTGATGGCACATTGTAAAGATTACATCAACTTATAAAGTTTTATGGCAAATTTTTTGGCATAAGCATTTATTTGGACTCACATTTGGTACACCTAACAAACACAAGTCCAATATTTACtctatttttatcttttaacagCTGGGAATGCTTCACTAAGTTCACTAACTGTTTTTGGTGTTGGACAGGTAGTTGGACAAAAAGATAATGCTGCTCACAAACCAAAACAAGGACCTAGAAGAGTAAAAGACTTAAATCTGTAAATCTAAGGAAAGCTGCAGAGTCGGGTAATAATTCTGTGCGTTTATTATTACAAGTGAGTGATCCCCTTGAGAATACAAACTTCATCCATAAATATTAGAATATTGCATTGAATGCAACTTTACTCAGATTATTTCTTACTTTCCACAGATAATTCTTTTGTATGTTGATATCCTTCAGACAATAAGCACTCGTTCCTCTTCTGCTTCTACTTTCCGATTTCCCAGAGTGCTttgtgctgctctcacacaaTGTGCCTCAGTATGCAGCACTCGTTTAGCTGGGATTTGTGTGTCAGTGCAGCGTCTGAAGGGGGAGATTTTCCAGTCTGGAAAATCTGAGCAGTGCCCCTTCCTCAAATTGCACAGTCACTGGAAAAAAGACTTTATCTGTGCCTCTTGTTAGATGAATTTCTCTCTATATGTTTGTGTCTGGTGTTGGTGCACAATGCTGGACTTGAAAGGAATCTCACAGATTTTTGTGGCAGATATCAATCCTGTTGGAATCCCATTGATGCCTCTTTGTAATTATTCTGTTGCTATTTTTATCAGTGTTTATCTATGGaaagaattttgtttttcttttaaagtcaaACTAATGGagacaagttttgtttttttttaaatttattggcAGACTCCTGACATTTAAAGAGTGATGAGAAACAACTCTTTACTGTTAATGAGAATGGGAGTTATATAAAGCCACCTTAGGATGGAATTTTTCAAGGCAGTGAGCATTTTCTTTCCAAGAATGAACCATAAAACGGCTGAATAACTACGTGATGAAGAATCTGACTTGCCTCAAACCTTCGATGACTTCAGACTGAAGCAGACGTTCTCTAATGCGGCCCGTCTCACGAGGCGGGGAGCCCAGAAGCTCGATGACGGTTACGTGTCGTAGGTCTAATCCACAGTCTGATTTCTGGTAGAagcaagaaaaactgttttggggctgttgtgtttttaaacttCTGTAGAAACAGTTTGGGGAGATCATGAAAAGTGTGTCTTACTTGTATCATGACATTCTGCATCTGGTAGTCTGGGTCAGAGATGTTTGGTGCAGACATGATCAGCAGCCTCCTCTTTTCATAGAACTGATCCAGGAGAGCAGAGACTGTCTTTACATCCGATTTAATCTCCATTGCTGCAAACAGTTACATTCTGCATTTATATTCCCCAAATGTACAGGGCTTAACAAATTTATTAGACCGCCACCAGGTGTAAGGTGTTTGCCATCGCTGCTCTAAATTATCAGTATTGCTGATtaccaaaatatgtttttatgtttctgtaatgATTAATCCACCAGTATGTGCAAGCGTTTATTGTAGCTACTATTTACTTCAAAAATGCAAGTTTATGCATGACAATGAACTGTTATAGATCTATTCCAGTGGTATCCAGCTTTTTGTGACCGCTTATAATGAACGGTATAACTGGGGCTCCTTATCACACATTTTAGATGCCACAAAATAGAGATTATCCCTCTGTACTTCTCACAATGTCTCATTTCAATGACTTGTCGAGTCCCAAAGAGGTAAAATTATCCAATTCTtcacaggaaaagaaaacacaacagacaagAGGGTTCTTCATTCTTGTCCTATTAGTCATTTCACGGCTCCTCAGCTTTATTGTGTGATTCTTTGAGGGGGTTGATCTCTGGCTTGGGAATCACATGACTGAACTACCTCAGCATGTAGAGTAGTGGTTCCACCTCATCCAGCTTCAGCAGTAAGTATCCGATAACGTACATCATAATCAGCCACACTAATTTAAGGACATTCTACACATAATAGTTCTCTATTACTTCAGTAAACTTGTAAACATGGGATTCTGAATTTCAGCTATTGACTGTGTGACAGAAGTAGATGTAACCACCATGATGTTTTGTGCACTTCTGTTTTGAAGCCTTGAGTTAAACATTTTAGAGCCAGAAGTGATTAAATCTGACTGAGAACTTGAAGGCACCATGCATATGGAAGtgacctgtcaatcacaaggtagACATGCCTTTAagtatttctttctttaatgTCTGTTTCACTTAATAAATGGGGCcataatttataaaaataaacctcATGCTCTACTGAAATAGGCTTGAAACTAATGCTAAAACTCCTAATTAGGagaatgtttactgaggcaacaaatcaagtgagaagtcaGCTCATTTTCCCTTAAGGCCATTTTCCACAGCAGGAATGTGCCAGCCATTTGATGCAAATTGGTTCATTGTGGACAACCCAAATTCTGATTGGTTGAACCTAGAAAAGACACTTCCCTTCACTGAGCAGCagtcttctcctcctctcttggATTGATTCTTGTATTTTTACTGCTGTTACACGGTGCTCTGAGGTATGTTCAGACTTATtactcacaaacacattcagcagGGTTTCCACCCCAGTTGCGGCTGAACTGACAGACTCGACTGGACACCCCCTTTAGTTCATGTCCTCCGTCACAGTGGTATTCACATGTTGCACCGTAGTTATTCCCGTCAGAGGAGCAGGTGAGGTAACCATGCAGAGGTGGAGGTAATTCTGGGCATCTTCTCACTGGACAGAGAACACAGTGGGAAGTAAGAACATCTTGTGCATCCTAATCTAAGCTTCAGGTTAATGTGTTGGATTTAAACTCATTTCATAACTCAAGGATTGGCAGCTTACCCTCGACACGTACAATAAACTTGCAGGCAGCTCTGTTCCTGGCTTGATCGTACACTTTATATCGGATAATGTTTGCTCCCTCTTTAAAGTCGGTGCCTGGCTGCTGGCCCACTAATATCACTCTGCAGAGAGACAAGTAAAGgccaaatgtttaatttcatttagaAGTGAACTGGAGAAGGGCGGCAGAGGAAAAGAGTGCCATACTCCAGTGATTTGTCAGCAGTATCGGTGGCAGCTGGTGGGTCCCAGGTGACCATGGCAGTGAGCTTTCCAGGCTCGGCGACCTTGAGTCTGGACGGAGGACACTTGATCTTTGGCGGATCGGtatctgaaataaacagatgGAAACTCAAAAACAATGCTGGCAACATTAGAGGAAGGAAACTGGCACAGAGGGTAACATCTTTTTAAGGATAGTTTCAGTGCTGCAAATATAAAGCGCTGAATTCTGGAAGACAAAGGAGCATAGTTTGGATTCAGTCCAAAGAGCAGAGGAGCAGGAAATATGCTTGTTATTGTGAGACTGAGTGAGTGGACACATGGGGAGGCGGTCTTGTGAAAGAATGATGGAAAAATAGACACCAGTGCAGATGGACTGAATTTAACCCCATGCTATTGCAGTaagttaaagctgcagaaagaaaGTTTTGAGTTTGGACATTTGGTGAGCTTTACTCACCCGAACACTCTGGCTGCACTCCGCTCCATGAACCGCCATGCAGGCAGGTGCGTGAGTGTTCCCCCTCGATGCGATAGCCGGGAGCACAGGTAAAGTCACACCTGGAGTCCACCACAAAGCCCTGCGTGCAGGTGTATCTGCCGTGAGGAATGAGGGGCAGCACGTGGCAACGCACCTCTGAAGAAACAGAAGGTCGTAACAGTCATAGATTTTATACGCAGTTTGTCTTTAAGAGTAACTACAGCCAGGGGAATAATCAGTTTAGCACATTCAAACAGGCAATGCTCCTCATATGTAACCTATAGAGGTAGTTATTAAGAATGAGGATGGTGCTATTTTTGTTTGCACTAACAAATCTAGCTGCTTTAGTCTGTATCATTACTTTACAAACTCATTTGTTCACATACAAGCTGATCAtcaatttctttttattataaaaacagGGCAGTtgttggggactattttcagcagcAAATAAACACAGTGAGTAAAATAAACTATTCCAGTCTTTATGTTAAAGAGAGAACATGTGATTTAGTGCAAatatgcagtattttttttatagtttatgAGCAACAATGAAAGTTTACAATAAGTCATATTAGGCTTTGGAAACTTGTTGATCATAGATTATCACCTAACATATCCTCGCATAGGTACTTAATCTCCACATACTGCGGCAGTAAGCAGTCCCAGACCAGCGACGATTGGCGAGGCATTGAATCGAGCTTCTTCCGATCAGCCGGTACCCTCGATCGCAGCTCATCTCACAGCGGGTGCCCAAGGTGCTCCTGTAGGCCCCACCTCGAGGGGAGTGGCAGGTCACCTCGCCATTGGTCAGACCCGGAGAGTGGCACCAGTAAgggtctatttttttttaaagaggaaaGAAATCTGTGTAAAGCATTATTAGTGGAAAATAGGTTAGGTCAAGGTCGATCAAGCATACATTTTGACCCCAAGATTTTCATTGTACTGCAGATGCATCTGTTTAAAATATTAGTTACTGGTCTCGCTGATTATTAATGACCAGCACTGGCTCAGCGACTCCTAGTAATTATGCTGTTACATTGACTTTGTTAGTAGAGTTAATGGTTTTAGGTTAAACATAATGTCACACTCACAAACCACAGATGCTACTTAATGGTTTTTCAACTTCAAAATGGTATTTAAACAACTCTCTGTttgttcttgaagatgtttcacttcTCACCCAAGAGCCTTCCTCTGTTGAGATTCCTCTCCTGGGAATCTCAGCTGCCTGGTTGAGATTCCCAGGAATTTATTCTCATCCCCAAAGCACATGGCTAATGGCTCGTTAACGACCGTAAGACTCACGTGCCTCAAGGTGGGAATCATTGTGAAATTACCAGAAGAGACATGAGTCAAGGTGGTGAAACTTTCTGATGGGGGATTTCAAGACAGCGTTGTATGTACCTGATAAGTGATGTCCTGATTCACTCCTCTTAAACCATCTGTCTTCTGTGTCCAGAATGTTGGCTTTGCTGTGCTCAAAGTCTCCTGTGTTGCCATATGTTTGTGGATTGACTGTTTTGTTTCTCCTGTATATGTAGGTGTGAGGCCTCCTTTCTGCATTGTACGGCAAATAAATTCCAGGGACTCCTAATTGAACTGAGGAAgtctcttggatgagaggtggaacATTTTTAAACCAGAAAGACAAGTCCAGGTGTCTTCTACTGAAGCACTTAGGATTGTCATGAACTAGATGACTGAGAATGTACACAGACAACAAGAAATGtaaactaccagtcaaaggtttggacacaccttttcattcaatgttttttttaaaatttgtattattttctacattgtagataaaTACTTAAGATTAACACTTTTCGTTTTACCATAATTCCtcatgtattcttttatagttccGATGTCTTTTGTATTAATCTAAgatgtagaaaataaataaaaaccattgaatgagaaggggTGTCCAAGCTTTTGGCTGGTAGTGCATGTTCAAACAATATGATacagatgcacaaacacacatctctCATTCGTCATCCTGGCATGAAAAGAAATGGAAGCATTATTGCAAAAATTCTTGCAAAGCTGCTTGAGTATgactaaaaatgctaaatctgAAACTGGACAATCGAAGGTATATTTGGTCATGTGACCCACCCCCACAtaagtgtgtgttttccatACGCACTTTTGTAGTCCAGCTGAGGAGTGTCATCTTCCTCTACAAAGTCATTGTAGCTGTCATATACTGTTGTCCCCGAGCcagctggagaaaaaaacaacaacaaccagacaTGTGGAAACCGCAAACAAACCTTTTACATGTGTCATAGCACCACAACATTGGTTTACTGGGTGGTAAAGTATTGTGATTAAAGCACACAGTATGTAGGTCAAACAGAGGCAGCAGATAGGAGATGATTCTCCATGCTCCGTCCCAGTTCCACAACTTCCTCTCAGGCTTCCTTtaacagaagtccaataacattCCAATCTATAAAACACCTGGATTTGCAATCGGGGACTCTACTGGCAACCCTTAAGAGTTCTAAACCTACAAGCAGGATCAGAAAACAGCATCAACCATAACATGTTGCTTTCTTGAAACGATGAATGCAGAGAACACATAGTAGAGTTTGTATTATAGggtttctgttctgctcttcatTATGTTCTTAAACTTTTACAACACAATGAAGGCCACACATGAGGACAAGCAGCATGTTTTCATTACTCATTTGGAGTTCGTGCCTCTTACTCATCACTCGCCACGTTATAAGCAGCATGGCTCATGTAGTCTATTTTCTGCACAATAAATCAATTTCACTGTTATCCTCCTTTCTCTGCAGTTGCTGTTCGGGCACATTATCCCTTCTGAAATCCCAAAAATGACTCGGTGTTTAGAACTGAGTGCCAAACTTTCCAGCCTGTCAGCCTCCACCCCCTCATCTCCGCTCAGCTCCTTTGCTTCAGTTTTCTCGGTTTTCTGGCACACTTTGCCTCAGTGAAAATAAAAGTCACTTTAACATGCTTCCTATTAATAACGATGCATCACATTCAGCTCCTCTACTCTGGATGCCGCTCCATATTGTTCCAGGGATGTTTGGATTAAACCGGTCGTCAGCACTTTTCTCATAATGAGCTCAATGTTCCACTCAGCGGCGCTTCCGCAGACTAATATTTCCAACTCACAGGGAATTAGTCAGACAGCGAATAAACAAGTAAAGCTTGAGGCCCTGCGGGGCTCCAGCAGAGACAGACATGACTTCAGGTGACATGTACCATCATGCATGTGGCAAttaaaattatgtatttttaatgacagACTGGTGAAACGACTGCAGTGCTGAAAAATACATGCTATACTTAAGTGCAGCTGTGAGATCCTTGTATTGTACTTGAATATTTACAGGTTGTGTTCTACttctactccactacatttatctgacagctgaTCTAGTCATATTTTCCCTATAAAACCAGTGTTTCTCTGCAAATTTGTCCTGTGACTCTTCAGTTAATCACTTGATTAACtaacatttttgtgtttgaatgtaagaaaaaaatcaaatttgacACACAGAACTAAcaaatatttggcattttgaGCTTGACAAAGTATTAAAAAGTTgcattgttgcattttttttaacaagttcAGGATCTAAATGCTTTGACACTTGATAACTGAGGGTGCAGAATACTttaacactgacacacactgtGCATCACACACCGCTCACTGTGCAGACTTTACCGCAGAGACATGCACACTGCAGGCAGAGTGAGTCCATGCAGCAGGGTTGAGTCACACCACTAGAAGCCTGTTTGAGGTTTCATTTATGTCTAATGACAAAGCTCAGATAACGACCACTGTCCCTTCAATCACTCCACCTCATCGCCTCAGTTCATGTGTGCGCTGGGCGGATCTCGGGTCACGTTATTATCTAGCAGGATTAAACGAAGGCTTCAGCACACTGGGCCCAGAGGGGGCCTCCTCAGTAATTAACTGGCCGTGATTGGAGCCGAGCTGTAATTAAACTGCCTGGTCAGCGAGCGGAGAGGCAGCTCGGCTCACTTTAAATTCTTCCCCACTGGATTGTGTCCAGTTGCATGCCGGGAGATGCTGTGGAGGAGCGGGATCCATTTGCATTCATCCAGTCACCTCAAAAATTCAGCACATCTGCATCTAATACAAGTGTTATTACTGCTGAGATGAAGGTATTTCCCAGCTGCAGGCACAGAAGATGAACGTTTGAGTCATTT containing:
- the srpx2 gene encoding sushi repeat-containing protein SRPX2, with product MLLCCSAAVFILFLTAGSGTTVYDSYNDFVEEDDTPQLDYKNPYWCHSPGLTNGEVTCHSPRGGAYRSTLGTRCEMSCDRGYRLIGRSSIQCLANRRWSGTAYCRKVRCHVLPLIPHGRYTCTQGFVVDSRCDFTCAPGYRIEGEHSRTCLHGGSWSGVQPECSDTDPPKIKCPPSRLKVAEPGKLTAMVTWDPPAATDTADKSLEVILVGQQPGTDFKEGANIIRYKVYDQARNRAACKFIVRVEVRRCPELPPPLHGYLTCSSDGNNYGATCEYHCDGGHELKGVSSRVCQFSRNWGGNPAECVSMEIKSDVKTVSALLDQFYEKRRLLIMSAPNISDPDYQMQNVMIQKSDCGLDLRHVTVIELLGSPPRETGRIRERLLQSEVIEGLRQVFRISRYYFSMVLLDELGLDRERFITPVASEELFSYIDSFLLDEEERERLELRRDFCD